The Solibacillus sp. FSL W7-1436 genome window below encodes:
- a CDS encoding M20/M25/M40 family metallo-hydrolase: protein MYIGSQFVVNAQQILGRRISPVKPAVVSVCHFEALNPFNVIADSVKIKGTVRVFDEETRDQIERELEDVLKAACLVMKADYDYDYVRGYSAVINDRETTQFFIEQAKETPGVEEVVICEPEMGGEDFAYYLEKVPGTFYFTGARDPEKEEAYPHHHPKFDIDERALLVAANTLAKATLEYLKKHAVSSVS, encoded by the coding sequence ATTTATATCGGTTCACAGTTTGTCGTGAATGCCCAGCAAATTTTAGGCCGCCGTATTAGTCCAGTGAAACCGGCAGTTGTTTCGGTTTGTCACTTTGAAGCATTAAATCCCTTCAACGTTATTGCCGATTCGGTGAAAATTAAAGGGACGGTTCGAGTGTTTGATGAAGAAACACGTGATCAAATTGAGCGTGAGCTGGAAGATGTGCTGAAGGCGGCATGTTTAGTGATGAAGGCCGATTACGATTACGATTATGTGCGCGGCTATTCGGCTGTAATTAATGACCGTGAGACGACACAGTTCTTCATCGAGCAGGCGAAAGAAACACCGGGTGTGGAAGAAGTAGTCATTTGTGAACCGGAAATGGGTGGAGAGGACTTTGCCTATTATTTAGAAAAAGTACCGGGAACATTTTACTTCACAGGTGCACGCGATCCTGAAAAAGAAGAAGCGTACCCGCACCACCATCCAAAGTTCGATATTGACGAGCGTGCACTTTTAGTTGCTGCAAACACGCTTGCCAAGGCAACGTTGGAGTATTTGAAGAAGCATGCTGTAAGTAGTGTGAGTTAA
- a CDS encoding YrzI family small protein translates to MVLNFFTLSIAISKREREISREQALHEEKVKRIFEENKRKVEDYTRHRHY, encoded by the coding sequence ATGGTACTAAACTTTTTTACACTTTCAATCGCTATTTCAAAGCGGGAGCGTGAAATCTCTCGTGAGCAAGCACTACATGAAGAAAAAGTAAAACGAATTTTTGAAGAGAACAAGCGAAAAGTAGAAGATTACACGCGTCATCGTCATTACTAA
- a CDS encoding helix-turn-helix transcriptional regulator — translation MNKVKSIRTGLHMTQDELAARTGVTRQTIGLIENNKFNPSLTLCIAIAKALNLTLNDLFWEE, via the coding sequence ATGAATAAAGTGAAGTCAATACGTACGGGATTACATATGACACAAGATGAGCTTGCTGCACGGACAGGCGTTACACGTCAGACGATCGGGTTAATCGAAAACAACAAGTTTAATCCTTCGTTAACACTCTGTATTGCCATTGCAAAAGCGCTCAATTTAACATTAAATGATTTATTTTGGGAGGAATAA
- a CDS encoding M20/M25/M40 family metallo-hydrolase, with protein MTIEGDVRTMTPETREIIESEVRAFTEGLEKSFGVECSLDYNNDYPVLYNHPEVTEHVRQVLEQASIPEIEAILETPPLPPSEDFAYYLEKVPGCFFYVGAMPESGEAYPHHHPKFDINEKSLIISAKAMAAVVASYCGGSDT; from the coding sequence GTGACAATCGAAGGCGATGTGCGAACAATGACCCCTGAAACGAGGGAAATAATAGAATCCGAGGTACGCGCCTTTACAGAAGGACTGGAAAAATCATTTGGAGTAGAATGTAGTCTAGATTATAACAATGACTATCCTGTTCTATACAATCATCCAGAAGTAACTGAACACGTACGCCAAGTTCTTGAACAAGCATCGATTCCTGAAATCGAAGCAATCTTAGAAACGCCCCCACTGCCCCCTTCAGAAGATTTTGCTTACTATCTAGAAAAAGTACCGGGATGCTTCTTCTATGTTGGGGCGATGCCAGAGTCAGGTGAAGCATATCCACACCATCATCCTAAATTTGATATTAATGAAAAAAGCCTCATTATAAGCGCCAAAGCAATGGCTGCTGTCGTCGCTTCTTATTGTGGTGGTAGCGATACTTAA
- a CDS encoding GNAT family N-acetyltransferase, with the protein MKLLVPMNEDEYNTYIKDKTQRYALTLEENTFEVINESAFLRAEKAISGYLSNGFNTKNHEFYNVIENRKVVGYVWLKVVEENKSAFLYEIYLKEDFRSKGIGKKVMNELESLLSNREIAFFKLHVFGSNEHAINLYNNLGFHVAGINMYKELVK; encoded by the coding sequence GTGAAACTATTAGTACCAATGAATGAAGATGAATATAACACATACATAAAAGATAAAACGCAGAGGTATGCTCTCACACTTGAAGAAAACACTTTTGAAGTAATAAACGAATCTGCTTTTCTAAGGGCAGAAAAGGCAATTAGCGGGTATTTGTCCAATGGATTTAACACAAAAAATCATGAATTCTATAATGTTATAGAAAATAGAAAAGTCGTAGGATATGTATGGTTAAAAGTAGTTGAAGAAAACAAAAGTGCTTTTTTGTATGAAATATATCTCAAGGAAGATTTTCGTTCAAAAGGAATTGGAAAAAAGGTGATGAACGAACTTGAATCCCTTTTATCAAATCGAGAAATTGCCTTCTTTAAACTACATGTTTTCGGAAGCAATGAACATGCAATCAATTTATATAATAATTTAGGATTTCATGTTGCAGGTATCAACATGTATAAAGAATTAGTTAAATAA
- a CDS encoding DUF2062 domain-containing protein: MKITRVIKYNLIRLFRLKSGPHQVASGVTIGFIPSWLPTFGLGPVLSVGMARLLKANTVSALVGGVLGTFIWPLLFFLNYKVGSLLLDRSTKVDEFDEVEYIDAMEHTYTGIVNSHSSGFTFLTGAMCNIVISSILIYIMVYIMFKTYRVRILNKIR; encoded by the coding sequence ATGAAAATAACACGCGTCATTAAATATAATTTAATCCGTCTATTTCGGCTTAAATCTGGTCCACATCAAGTTGCGTCAGGAGTAACGATTGGTTTTATCCCTAGCTGGCTTCCAACATTCGGACTCGGCCCCGTTCTTTCAGTCGGTATGGCAAGACTCCTGAAGGCGAATACCGTTTCGGCTCTTGTCGGCGGTGTCCTAGGCACTTTTATTTGGCCATTGCTTTTCTTTCTAAATTATAAGGTCGGGAGCTTACTTCTCGATCGAAGTACAAAAGTCGATGAATTCGATGAAGTAGAATACATAGATGCGATGGAACATACTTATACAGGCATTGTGAATTCCCATTCGAGCGGATTCACCTTTTTAACAGGGGCCATGTGCAATATAGTCATCTCCTCGATTCTCATATACATCATGGTATATATTATGTTCAAGACGTACCGAGTGAGGATTTTAAACAAAATTC
- the lepB gene encoding signal peptidase I codes for MEKSKKKELLDWFIAIAVAVVFVIAIRTFIFSPIVVDGSSMMPTYEDGDRVIINKFSKQISGIERFEVIVFEAPIGEDYIKRVVGLPGDSISYENDILYINGEVFEEPYLDEYKEKLTDHAPLTYNFNLESLTGYEEIPEGYLFVLGDNRRKTTDSRDPNVGLVPMDKVLGTANVRFYPFDNLGIVR; via the coding sequence TTGGAGAAATCAAAGAAAAAAGAATTATTAGATTGGTTTATAGCTATTGCGGTTGCAGTTGTTTTTGTTATCGCTATAAGAACATTTATTTTTTCACCAATTGTAGTAGATGGTTCTTCAATGATGCCAACATATGAGGACGGAGACAGAGTTATTATTAATAAATTTAGTAAGCAAATATCTGGTATAGAAAGATTTGAGGTCATAGTATTTGAAGCACCGATTGGTGAAGATTATATTAAGCGCGTGGTAGGTTTGCCGGGAGATTCAATTTCATACGAGAATGATATCCTTTATATTAATGGTGAAGTATTCGAAGAACCTTATTTAGATGAATATAAAGAAAAATTAACAGATCATGCTCCACTAACATATAATTTCAATTTAGAATCTTTAACAGGTTATGAAGAAATACCAGAGGGTTATTTATTTGTTTTAGGAGATAACCGCAGGAAAACTACTGATAGTAGAGATCCAAATGTAGGATTAGTACCAATGGATAAGGTTCTAGGAACAGCCAATGTTAGATTCTATCCATTTGATAATTTAGGTATTGTTAGATAA
- a CDS encoding NUDIX hydrolase: MQVLKNNGYKFIEFIETREEDITLYQPLRGSFAVLKSSGKYLMCYNTWREQWEVPAGHREVNETPKECAIRELYEETGQIVKDLDFKGLVKTQNISTGKVKYNPIYFAYINALQPFLRNTETSKICLWDLKEKIECVDEVDFAILNTLSIQYTNNVPK; the protein is encoded by the coding sequence TTGCAAGTACTTAAAAATAACGGTTATAAATTTATCGAATTTATTGAAACAAGGGAAGAAGATATTACTTTGTATCAACCTCTTAGGGGTTCTTTTGCAGTATTAAAGTCTTCAGGAAAATATCTTATGTGTTACAACACTTGGCGAGAACAATGGGAAGTACCTGCTGGTCATAGGGAAGTAAATGAAACCCCAAAAGAATGTGCCATAAGGGAGCTCTATGAGGAAACAGGACAAATAGTAAAAGATCTTGATTTTAAAGGTTTAGTAAAGACCCAAAATATTTCAACTGGTAAAGTAAAATATAATCCTATTTATTTTGCATATATAAATGCATTACAGCCATTTTTAAGAAATACTGAAACCTCCAAAATATGTTTATGGGATTTAAAAGAAAAGATTGAATGTGTGGATGAAGTTGATTTTGCAATCCTGAATACTTTATCAATCCAATATACAAATAACGTTCCCAAATGA